TCACGGACGCGCTCGCCGCCGCAGACCGGGACATGTACTCCCACAAGCCCGACGGCCGGACCTCCCGCCGCCGCTAGCAAGACCGGTCCCCGGGGCGGCTCGACACCGCCAAGCATCCCGCCGCCCCGGAGACCGCAACCCCTCCCCGAACCGAAGCCCACGAAGGAGACCTTCATGATGCCCCAGCACACCCACGCCCAGACCCGGATCTGCCCGGACTGCTCCGGCTTCGCCACCGTGGCCATCGCCACCGGCATCCGCCTGAGCGACGGCACCCGCCACACCATCCCCGTTGTCTGCCTCGCCTGCCACGGCGCCGGTGTCACCGCCCGCCGGCTGGCCACCGCCCGGACGGCCTGACCGGTGGCCCTCCTCGACTGGCGCGACTCCCGCCACTGGTCTTCGAAACCGGAACCCTGCGGCGTCTGCGAGAAGCCCACCAACCTTCGCTCCGACCGTGGCAAGCCCGTCCACAAGGTGTGCGCCGAGCAGTGGATCGACCAGCACCCCAAGCCCACCCACCGGTCCTGACCACCTCGGGCCCCGGAACCCACCGAACGACGGTTCCGGGGCCCAACTCCTCGCACAGGAGGTGAACCACCCCTTGACCACCACCACTCCGCCCCCGGTCGCCGATCTCCTCGGCCTGGCATCCCTCGGCACCATGCCCGCCCTGATGCGGCAGCTCTCCGGCCTCGCTGGCTGCACCACCCCCATCCGCCTCGACGGCTGGCGCACCGAGATCAACGAGAGCACCGGTCAGGTCCTGCACCACCTGGAGTCCGCCGACCTGCCCGCCGGCAACCTCCTGATCCGCTGCGGCAACCGGCGCGTCACCCGCTGCCCGTCCTGCGCCGAGACCTACCGCCGCGACACCTACCACCTGATCACCGCCGGACTCACCGGCGGCAAGGGCACCCCGGAGACCGTCGCCACCCACCCCCGCGTCTTCGCCACCTTCACCGCCCCCAGCTTCGGCCCCGTCCACAACCGCCCCGCCACCGGCCGCTGCCGCTGCGGCACCACCCACCCGACAGACGACCCGGCCCTCGGATCGCCCCTCAACCCCGACACCTACGACTACGAAGCCGCGGTTCTCTGGAACGCCCACGCCGGAAAGATCTGGGCCCGCTTCTCCATCCACCTGCGGCGGGAAGTCGCCAAGCGAGCCGGCCTCACCCAACGGGACTTCAAGGACTTCGCCCGGATCTCCTTCGGCAAGGTCGCCGAGTACCAGAAACGCGGCGCGATCCACTTCCACGCCGTCATCCGCCTCGACGGCCACGACGGCGGCCATCAACCCCCGCCCTCCTGGGCGTCCGCCGAACTTCTCACCGACGCGATCCGCGCCGCCGCCCGCCGCACCGAGATCCCCGGCCCCCTCGTCAACGGACGGGAGCACCGCCTCGCCTTCGGAAACCAGCTCGATATTCGCACCATCCGAAGCGCCGACTTCACCGGCCCCGTCCAGATCACCGAGCGGGCCGTCGCCGCCTACATCGCCAAGTACGCGACCAAGGGGGCCGAGACCGCCACCGGCGCACTCGACCGCCCCGTCCGCTTCCTCGCCGAGATCGGCCACCTCGACATCCCCGAGCATGCCCGTCGGCTCATCCGCACCTGCTGGGACCTCGGCGCCGACCCCGGCCTCGAAGACCTCCGCCTTCGCGCCTGGGCTCACATGCTCGGCTTCCGCGGCCACTTCTCCACCAAGACCCGCAAGTACTCCACCACCCTCGGCGCACTCCGCCACGCCCGCGCGGCCTGGCGCCGCGCCCAGGCCCTCGAACACCTCCACGGCCCCGACAACCCGGACACCGAAGAGGAGACGACTCTCGTCCTCGCCCACTGGGCCTTCGCCGGCACCGGCCTCACCCCCGGCGAGTCCTGGCTCACCGCCGCACTGCAACCCGCACCCGGAACGGAAGGAGAGCCCACCCATGCCTGACCACCTGCTCGACGTCGACCAGGTCGCCGTGATCCTCGGCACCACGCCCCGGTTCCCGCGTCGGCTGATCGAGGAACGCCGGATCGAGTACGTCAAGGTCGGGCGGCACGTCCGCATCCGGGCCTCGGTCCTGGCGGCCTTCATCGCCGCGAACACCGTGTCGCCGACGCAGCGCCGTGCCCGGCTGGGGGTGGCTGCCTGATGGCCGGCAAGCGCACGTTCGGCCGGGTCCGCAAGCTGCCCTCCGGTCGCTGGCAGGCTCGGTACCCCGGCCCGGACGGCATCGACCGCCCGGCGCCGGAGACCTTCGCGACCAAGAAGCTGGCGGATGACTGGCTGGCTGCCATGCAGACGGAGCTGAGGGCGGGGGACTGGTCCGACCCGGAGGCCGGGCGGGTCACCTTCGGCGTCTTCGCCAAGGCCTGGATCATCGAGCGGGGCCTGAGCGCCGGGACCGTGCAGCTGTACGAGACGCTGCTCCGGCTCCACCTCGCCCCGACGTTCGAGCGGACCGCCGTCGCCGACATCTCCTCGGCCGCCGTCCGGGCCTGGCGCGCCGCCCGCCTCGCCGCTGGCACCGGGGTCTCGACCGTCGCCAAGTCCTACGCCCTGCTGCGGGCGATCCTGAACACGGCGGTGGCGGACCGGCTGATCCGCCGTAACCCTTGCCAGATCAAGGGCGGCAGCAAGGAGGAGACCCCGGAGCGCCCGACCGCGACCGTGGCCGAGGTGTACGCCATCGCCGCGCAGATCGATGAGCGGTACCGCGCCCTGGTCCTGGTCGCCGCCTTCTGCGGACTGCGCTGGGGCGAGCTGATCGGGCTCCGCCGCCGGGACATCGACACCGGACTCGGCACCGTGAGAGTGCGCCAGTCGATGGCGGAGCTGAGGAACGGTGAGCGGGTCGCCAAGCTACCGAAGACGGCGGCCGGGGTCCGCACCGTGGCCATTCCGGAGGTGATCCTCGCGGAGGTCAAGCGGCACCTGAAGCTGTTCGTCGAGCCGGCCAGTGACGGCCGGGTGTTCCTGGGGGCCAAGGGCGCCACGCCGCGCCGGAACCACTTCAACCGGGTCTGGCACCGGGCCTGCGCCGCCGCCGGCGTGACCGGGCTGCGGTTCCACGACCTGCGCCACACCGGGAACACCCTCGCCGCCTCGACCGGGGCGAGTACGCGTGAGCTGATGGCCAGGATGGGTCACAGCACCGCCCGCGCCGCGCTGATCTACCAGCACGCCACCGCCGAGCGGGAACGTTCGATCGCCAAGGCCGTCAGTGACCTCGTCAAGAAGGCCCGGCCGAAGGCGAGCCGGAAGAAGATCGATCCGAACGGGCACGGCACGGGCACGCCGGGCTGAAAGACCGTGGGAACGACAGAGGCCCACTTCAGGGAGTGAATCCCTGACCTGGGCCTC
The sequence above is drawn from the Kitasatospora sp. NBC_00315 genome and encodes:
- a CDS encoding replication initiator, which gives rise to MPALMRQLSGLAGCTTPIRLDGWRTEINESTGQVLHHLESADLPAGNLLIRCGNRRVTRCPSCAETYRRDTYHLITAGLTGGKGTPETVATHPRVFATFTAPSFGPVHNRPATGRCRCGTTHPTDDPALGSPLNPDTYDYEAAVLWNAHAGKIWARFSIHLRREVAKRAGLTQRDFKDFARISFGKVAEYQKRGAIHFHAVIRLDGHDGGHQPPPSWASAELLTDAIRAAARRTEIPGPLVNGREHRLAFGNQLDIRTIRSADFTGPVQITERAVAAYIAKYATKGAETATGALDRPVRFLAEIGHLDIPEHARRLIRTCWDLGADPGLEDLRLRAWAHMLGFRGHFSTKTRKYSTTLGALRHARAAWRRAQALEHLHGPDNPDTEEETTLVLAHWAFAGTGLTPGESWLTAALQPAPGTEGEPTHA
- a CDS encoding helix-turn-helix domain-containing protein, which translates into the protein MPDHLLDVDQVAVILGTTPRFPRRLIEERRIEYVKVGRHVRIRASVLAAFIAANTVSPTQRRARLGVAA
- a CDS encoding tyrosine-type recombinase/integrase, encoding MAGKRTFGRVRKLPSGRWQARYPGPDGIDRPAPETFATKKLADDWLAAMQTELRAGDWSDPEAGRVTFGVFAKAWIIERGLSAGTVQLYETLLRLHLAPTFERTAVADISSAAVRAWRAARLAAGTGVSTVAKSYALLRAILNTAVADRLIRRNPCQIKGGSKEETPERPTATVAEVYAIAAQIDERYRALVLVAAFCGLRWGELIGLRRRDIDTGLGTVRVRQSMAELRNGERVAKLPKTAAGVRTVAIPEVILAEVKRHLKLFVEPASDGRVFLGAKGATPRRNHFNRVWHRACAAAGVTGLRFHDLRHTGNTLAASTGASTRELMARMGHSTARAALIYQHATAERERSIAKAVSDLVKKARPKASRKKIDPNGHGTGTPG